In Dyadobacter subterraneus, a single genomic region encodes these proteins:
- the rny gene encoding ribonuclease Y has translation MSNSLIFIVLLSDIIALGVGVFAGKYIFKKSFDQKEKEAQDRAAEIVRNAEQSAENIKRDRILEAKEKYLRLKTEFEEESNKKRVILQTNEQKLKQREQSLQQTVEQSKRKEAELETLKNNLNHQLETATKKREEAEKMLSQQVSQLEKLANLTADQAREQLVDALKAEADTRAGSYVKSAMEEARLTATKEAKKIVIETIQRTAAEHAIENCVSVFNIENDDIKGKIIGREGRNIRALEAATGVEIIVDDTPEAIVISGFDPVRREIARLSLHRLVQDGRIHPARIEEVVAKTRKNIDDEIVEIGERTVIDMGIHGLHPELVKMIGRMRFRSSYGQNLLQHSREVAKLCATMASELGLNTKLAKRAGLLHDIGKVWPEESDLPHAILGMELAKKFKENPEVCNAIGAHHDEIEMTSILSPIIQVCDAISGSRPGARREMMESYIQRLRDLENMAMSFDGVEKCYAIQAGRELRVIIDADNVSDEKAGMLSFDISQKIEKEMQYPGQIKITVIREMRSVAYAR, from the coding sequence ATGTCAAATTCTTTAATTTTTATTGTCCTTCTATCTGATATCATCGCACTGGGTGTGGGGGTATTTGCAGGTAAATACATTTTCAAAAAGTCATTCGATCAAAAAGAAAAAGAAGCCCAGGACAGGGCTGCAGAGATCGTACGCAATGCCGAGCAATCAGCTGAAAATATCAAAAGAGACCGTATTCTCGAAGCAAAAGAAAAGTATCTGCGACTGAAAACTGAATTTGAAGAGGAATCGAACAAGAAAAGAGTAATTCTTCAAACCAACGAACAAAAGCTAAAACAGCGCGAACAAAGTCTTCAGCAAACGGTTGAGCAAAGCAAACGCAAAGAAGCTGAGCTGGAAACGCTTAAAAATAACTTAAACCATCAGCTGGAAACCGCTACTAAAAAGCGGGAAGAAGCAGAAAAAATGCTAAGTCAGCAAGTTTCCCAACTTGAAAAACTGGCTAATTTGACGGCTGATCAGGCAAGAGAACAACTGGTGGATGCCTTGAAAGCAGAAGCTGATACAAGAGCAGGTTCTTACGTGAAAAGTGCGATGGAAGAAGCCCGTCTTACTGCCACGAAAGAAGCTAAGAAAATCGTTATCGAAACAATCCAGCGTACAGCCGCGGAACATGCGATTGAAAACTGCGTATCTGTTTTCAATATTGAAAATGACGATATCAAAGGTAAAATCATTGGACGTGAAGGACGAAATATTCGTGCTTTGGAAGCTGCAACAGGGGTTGAAATTATTGTAGATGATACCCCGGAAGCGATTGTAATTTCCGGATTTGATCCGGTTCGCCGTGAAATTGCCCGTCTTTCTTTACACCGTTTGGTTCAGGATGGGCGTATTCACCCTGCACGTATTGAAGAAGTTGTTGCGAAAACGCGTAAAAATATTGACGACGAAATCGTTGAAATTGGTGAGCGTACCGTCATCGATATGGGTATTCATGGTCTTCACCCTGAGCTTGTAAAAATGATCGGACGTATGCGCTTCCGTTCATCTTACGGACAAAATCTTTTACAGCATTCGAGAGAAGTTGCAAAGCTTTGTGCAACTATGGCGTCGGAATTAGGGTTAAATACTAAACTGGCAAAACGTGCCGGTCTTTTACACGATATTGGAAAAGTTTGGCCGGAAGAATCAGATTTGCCGCACGCAATTCTGGGTATGGAACTTGCCAAAAAATTCAAGGAAAATCCGGAAGTATGTAATGCAATCGGAGCTCACCATGATGAAATTGAAATGACAAGTATCTTGTCTCCAATCATTCAGGTGTGTGATGCGATTTCAGGATCACGTCCGGGTGCCCGTCGCGAGATGATGGAATCTTACATTCAGCGTCTGCGTGACCTTGAAAATATGGCCATGTCGTTTGATGGTGTTGAGAAATGTTACGCCATTCAGGCTGGTCGCGAACTTCGTGTGATCATCGATGCCGATAACGTTTCTGATGAAAAAGCGGGTATGCTTTCTTTTGATATCTCGCAAAAAATTGAAAAAGAAATGCAGTATCCGGGACAAATAAAAATTACTGTAATCCGCGAAATGCGCTCAGTGGCTTATGCGCGGTAA
- a CDS encoding aminopeptidase, whose amino-acid sequence MIKKIFLGLLIFLILLGFYYHDLVSYGWMQAKGQVTILMNVQDVEEVLNDPAFPDSLKSRIRLIEEIKQFGVDSLGLSPSKNYTTFYNQHGKPLIWVINASDRYRINAYKWSFPIIGTFPYKGYFDSTRAVREEKVLKQEGFDTDIGEVSAWSTLGYLKDPILSSMLRRREGSLANLILHELTHGTLFVKNDLELNENLASFVGDLGAIRFLKQKYGPESKELRTYEFSKKYNDAYSQHVLRGISKLDSLYGTFEKIKLDTSAKDILKNQVILKILNDADTLFADKKALKTKSRWDDKNLPNNAYFISYQTYKSKQNLFRNEFETKFGGDFKKYLSYLKEKYPSL is encoded by the coding sequence GTGATCAAAAAAATATTTCTGGGTCTTTTAATATTCCTGATCCTGCTTGGTTTCTATTATCACGACCTGGTGAGTTACGGCTGGATGCAGGCAAAAGGCCAGGTTACCATTCTAATGAATGTTCAGGATGTTGAAGAGGTTCTGAATGACCCTGCATTTCCCGATTCTTTAAAATCAAGAATCCGTTTAATTGAAGAAATCAAGCAATTTGGTGTTGATTCGCTCGGTTTGAGTCCATCCAAAAACTATACAACTTTTTATAATCAGCACGGGAAACCGCTGATTTGGGTCATTAACGCTTCCGACAGATATCGTATCAATGCTTACAAATGGTCATTTCCAATTATTGGTACATTTCCATACAAGGGCTATTTCGACTCAACACGAGCAGTACGGGAGGAAAAAGTTTTAAAACAGGAAGGTTTTGATACGGATATTGGTGAAGTTTCAGCCTGGTCGACACTTGGATATCTTAAAGACCCGATTCTTTCAAGTATGCTAAGGCGACGGGAAGGAAGTCTTGCCAATTTAATTCTTCATGAGCTTACCCATGGTACGCTTTTTGTCAAAAACGATCTTGAATTAAATGAAAACCTGGCCAGCTTTGTCGGTGATTTGGGAGCAATCCGCTTTTTGAAACAAAAATATGGTCCGGAGTCGAAAGAACTTCGTACATATGAATTTTCCAAAAAGTATAATGATGCCTATTCGCAGCATGTGCTTCGGGGAATTTCAAAACTGGACAGTTTGTACGGCACTTTTGAGAAAATTAAACTGGATACCTCAGCAAAAGATATTTTGAAAAATCAGGTTATTTTAAAAATACTTAATGATGCCGATACACTGTTTGCAGACAAAAAAGCGTTGAAAACCAAAAGCAGATGGGATGATAAAAATTTGCCTAATAACGCTTACTTTATCAGTTACCAAACTTATAAATCAAAGCAGAATTTATTTCGAAATGAATTTGAGACAAAATTCGGAGGGGAT
- the recA gene encoding recombinase RecA, which produces MAQPTTTDKENKLKALQTTLEKLDKTYGKGTVMRLSDTKVLDIPVISTGSLGLDLALGVGGVPRGRVVEIYGPESSGKTTLSMHCIAEAQKRGGLAAFIDAEHAFDRAYAEKLGIDTKNLLISQPDNGEQALEIAEHLISSGAVDIIVIDSVAALVPRAELEGEMGDSKMGLQARLMSQALRKLTGVINKTGCCCIFINQLREKIGVMFGNPETTTGGNALKYYASVRLDIRRVGQIKESADQILGNRTRVKVVKNKVAPPFKVVEFDIMYGEGISKVGEIIDLAVELEIVKKSGSWFSYEGNRLGQGRDAVKALIKDNPELMDELEAKVRAKVNHEPDVLVDTLEPNIVDEGSPE; this is translated from the coding sequence ATGGCACAACCAACAACAACGGATAAAGAAAACAAATTAAAAGCACTTCAGACAACGCTTGAAAAACTTGACAAAACTTACGGTAAGGGAACTGTAATGCGTTTGAGCGATACCAAGGTGTTGGATATTCCTGTTATTTCAACGGGTTCTCTTGGGCTTGATCTTGCCTTGGGAGTAGGAGGAGTACCTCGTGGTCGTGTGGTTGAGATTTACGGTCCGGAATCTTCTGGTAAAACTACATTGTCAATGCATTGTATAGCAGAAGCACAGAAAAGAGGCGGACTGGCAGCATTCATTGATGCAGAACATGCTTTCGACCGTGCTTATGCTGAAAAGCTTGGTATTGATACAAAAAATCTTTTGATATCGCAGCCTGACAATGGTGAGCAGGCTTTGGAAATTGCTGAGCATTTGATCAGCAGTGGTGCGGTTGATATAATCGTAATTGACTCAGTTGCAGCTTTGGTACCACGTGCGGAGCTTGAAGGTGAAATGGGAGATAGTAAAATGGGTCTACAGGCTCGTTTGATGTCTCAGGCGTTACGTAAGCTTACCGGTGTAATTAACAAAACAGGATGCTGCTGTATTTTCATCAACCAGCTGCGTGAGAAGATCGGTGTGATGTTTGGTAATCCTGAAACGACAACGGGTGGTAATGCATTGAAATATTATGCTTCCGTACGTTTGGATATTCGCCGTGTTGGTCAGATTAAAGAAAGTGCTGACCAGATTCTTGGTAACCGTACACGTGTTAAGGTTGTAAAAAATAAAGTTGCACCTCCATTTAAGGTAGTTGAATTCGACATCATGTATGGCGAAGGTATCTCGAAAGTAGGGGAGATCATTGACCTTGCTGTGGAACTTGAAATTGTTAAAAAGTCAGGTTCATGGTTTAGCTATGAGGGAAATCGTCTTGGACAAGGCCGTGATGCGGTAAAGGCGCTTATCAAAGATAATCCTGAGTTGATGGATGAGCTGGAAGCAAAAGTTCGTGCGAAAGTAAACCACGAGCCAGATGTTTTGGTTGATACTTTGGAGCCAAATATTGTTGACGAAGGATCTCCTGAGTAA
- a CDS encoding sigma 54-interacting transcriptional regulator, with translation MKYSELTSTQTLGIHTLGELKKAGYESRSIKQELRDNLIEKIKSKTEVFPGIWGYEETVIPDVERAILSMHNINLLGLRGQAKTRIARMMVNLLDEYIPYVKDSELHDDPLAPLSRFAKDVIEEKGDNTPIEWLHRNERYTEKLATPDVSVADLIGDVDPIKAATLRLPYSDERVIHYGLIPRSHRGIFVINELPDLQARIQVALFNILQEGDIQIRGFKLRLPLDIQFVFTANPEDYTNRGSIVTPLKDRIESQIVTHYPKTLEVGKKITEQEASVKKEQKEIVKVNELIKTLIEQIAFEARESEYVDSKSGVSARLTISAYESLLSAAERRALINGEDSTYVRISDLYGVIPAICGKVELVYEGEVEGPVIVAQNLIGKAIRTQFLNYFPDPEKSKKSKINPFAKVIEWFGSGNEMEMIGDMPDREYIARLKTIDGLDDFVDMLSAYGDSNEKLFMMEFALHGMAEYSLIGKQSLDQGIKFQDLVSSMFSGPDDEDFDFDDDDDEKGRF, from the coding sequence ATGAAATATTCAGAGCTGACAAGTACACAAACATTAGGCATTCATACGCTTGGTGAATTAAAAAAAGCTGGTTATGAATCCCGTTCTATCAAGCAGGAACTTCGGGATAACCTTATTGAGAAAATAAAAAGCAAAACAGAAGTTTTCCCTGGAATCTGGGGTTATGAAGAAACGGTAATTCCTGATGTTGAGCGTGCTATTTTATCGATGCACAACATCAATTTATTAGGGTTACGTGGACAAGCGAAAACGCGTATTGCGCGTATGATGGTAAATTTGCTGGATGAATACATTCCATATGTGAAAGACTCTGAACTTCACGATGATCCGTTGGCACCGTTATCCCGTTTTGCAAAAGATGTCATTGAAGAAAAAGGTGATAATACACCGATCGAATGGCTTCACAGAAATGAGCGCTACACAGAAAAACTGGCTACACCGGACGTTTCTGTGGCTGATTTAATTGGTGATGTGGATCCGATCAAAGCGGCAACTTTAAGATTGCCATATTCTGACGAGCGCGTTATTCATTACGGATTGATTCCACGTTCGCACAGAGGAATTTTTGTAATTAATGAATTACCCGATTTACAGGCTCGTATCCAGGTCGCTCTTTTCAATATTTTGCAGGAAGGCGATATCCAGATCCGTGGTTTTAAATTGAGATTACCGCTGGATATTCAGTTCGTATTTACGGCTAACCCGGAAGATTATACAAATCGTGGAAGTATTGTAACACCGTTGAAAGACCGTATTGAAAGCCAGATTGTAACACATTATCCGAAAACGCTTGAAGTAGGTAAGAAAATTACTGAGCAGGAAGCCAGTGTTAAGAAAGAGCAAAAAGAGATCGTTAAGGTTAACGAATTGATCAAAACTCTGATTGAACAAATTGCCTTTGAAGCGAGGGAAAGTGAATATGTGGATAGCAAAAGTGGTGTTTCAGCGCGTTTGACAATTTCTGCATACGAAAGTCTTTTAAGTGCTGCGGAAAGAAGAGCGCTAATCAATGGTGAAGATTCTACCTATGTGAGGATTTCTGATCTTTATGGCGTAATTCCAGCAATTTGCGGTAAGGTTGAATTGGTTTATGAAGGTGAAGTTGAAGGACCGGTCATCGTTGCGCAAAACCTGATTGGAAAAGCAATACGTACTCAATTCCTGAATTATTTCCCGGATCCGGAAAAATCCAAGAAAAGCAAGATCAATCCGTTTGCGAAAGTGATCGAATGGTTTGGCTCAGGAAACGAGATGGAAATGATCGGCGATATGCCTGATCGCGAATACATCGCCCGTCTCAAAACCATAGACGGACTGGATGATTTCGTGGATATGCTTAGTGCCTATGGCGATTCTAATGAAAAACTTTTCATGATGGAATTTGCTCTTCACGGTATGGCTGAATATTCACTAATCGGAAAACAATCACTTGACCAGGGAATCAAATTCCAGGATCTTGTGAGCAGTATGTTCTCGGGACCTGATGATGAAGATTTCGATTTTGACGATGATGATGACGAAAAAGGAAGATTTTAA
- a CDS encoding acyl-CoA desaturase — MFILIFFIAHWYLSLLMQTFFLHRYAAHKMFTMSPAWEKFFYTATWIFQGSSFLSPYAYGVMHRLHHAYADTELDPHSPSFSDSIVDMMWKTKNYYNKIVHKTDSIEPKFKKGVPHWEFMEKLGDSWISRIGWGLFYVAFYIQFATAWWMFLLLPIHFLMGPVHGVIINWYAHRYGYVNFKVDDTAKNLLPFDFLMMGESYHNNHHKFGGRANFGFKWHEFDPTYPFILVLNKLKIIRLKSNNDLNYM, encoded by the coding sequence ATGTTCATATTAATCTTTTTTATTGCGCATTGGTACCTTTCGTTGTTGATGCAAACTTTTTTCCTGCATCGTTACGCGGCTCACAAAATGTTTACGATGAGCCCGGCCTGGGAAAAATTTTTCTATACCGCAACATGGATTTTTCAGGGTTCTTCTTTTCTTAGTCCATATGCTTATGGGGTAATGCACAGACTACACCACGCCTACGCGGATACAGAGCTGGATCCGCATTCACCAAGTTTCTCAGATAGCATCGTCGATATGATGTGGAAGACGAAAAATTACTATAATAAAATTGTCCATAAAACGGACTCGATAGAACCCAAATTCAAAAAAGGAGTACCGCACTGGGAATTCATGGAAAAACTTGGTGACTCGTGGATTTCCAGAATTGGCTGGGGGCTTTTTTATGTGGCTTTTTATATTCAGTTCGCAACAGCCTGGTGGATGTTTTTATTACTTCCAATTCATTTTTTAATGGGACCAGTGCATGGTGTGATTATCAACTGGTATGCGCACCGCTACGGATATGTCAATTTTAAAGTTGATGATACGGCGAAAAACCTGCTTCCTTTTGATTTTCTTATGATGGGAGAATCTTATCATAACAATCACCATAAATTCGGCGGCAGAGCCAATTTCGGATTTAAATGGCACGAATTTGACCCTACTTATCCCTTTATTCTAGTGCTTAATAAATTAAAAATAATCCGTCTCAAATCGAATAATGATTTGAATTATATGTGA